The following are encoded together in the Citrus sinensis cultivar Valencia sweet orange chromosome 1, DVS_A1.0, whole genome shotgun sequence genome:
- the LOC102619163 gene encoding uncharacterized protein LOC102619163 isoform X3 has product MLKMNVENENIEPVTDLGLALGYSSQCVQRRLNSDSGAGANAGSRIDMKFVATNPLSELVWSSRNGLSLKCADSSFVDKKSYLILGAGPSNVVLSPSQEVCAGRSSNDKPVNEENFIMSQDAFYLINETAGRNISGWNPGIDVAVMPHSGAGHEDKTGIGLYLEETKADLRPDLALNEPLSGDPTGGGKDIASGNQTSRMEIVLASKVHHTKESEANDTLVRTLKSPGKRHEKSASFLEKERKNKIARTNSVSVHPLEKLESTSENDLQNLLSKNVSGAASKAVLSESAQEVKNSSQPEEETFPRDEAVSGEHSPTTSRIRRYRRKGKEKALSDGDVNERMSKDNDDSHESVESCNSTGLFSTCKKRWSFEQQLIVGSKKVKKQIRETTGSASCVKQDSSFMNWILNMMKGFPKSNLDNSPSVDLTLACTNYGHKCSDQKFITYKKNQDSECRNVGFQSIFQSLYRPKMKGQERISDDNYQSELEVFNGLCDISATPLACHADSANFHKQFLLSNEKFNESTSGDGAGTATQPKISSANFGSSQENCKANSSENKNSCNVALAADQGEGGTDSNSSLDKHKVSSTENIDSEPPSKVKKTHDFVRGSDPLGSLWITRFAPKTSLPLSNLDSQNQSKGGGGALECSTSCHRLTPCSQNPYCSSNDHNIVEARQHFTDDAPAAVGKEIENCAAEAETSSGFNRIKGHDDQKSKCKLNPIIPSPRFQNSAMASVFARRLDALRHITPSAVTDNAACTAITCFYCGRKGHPLRDCSEISDGELKDLTRNINSYNGAEELHCLCIRCFELDHWAVSCPNATSRSQSLLEGCNCGPNEFQLNKRNDESKNLLYGNNCLYQATGSHTIYDRDDPQREADPKFIRKLPEVVTSDRMIPNAYLIKDCNASGSGEKNVVNRHISEVPKGIFDFIKRIRLSRTDILKCMNSHMSLAHLKGFFLRLRLGKWDEGLGGTGYYVACITGAQREISSPAGSKNLISVNVGGINCLVESQYISNHDFLEDELMAWWSATVKSGSKIPSEEDLIPKIKERKMLGL; this is encoded by the exons ATGCTGAAGATGAATGTAGAGAATGAGAACATAGAGCCAGTGACTGATTTGGGACTTGCACTAGGTTATTCTAGCCAATGCGTTCAGAGGAGATTGAACAGTGATTCAGGTGCAGGTGCAAATGCAGGCTCAAGGATAGACATGAAATTTGTGGCCACCAACCCCCTGTCTGAACTAGTTTGGTCTTCACGGAATGGTCTGAGTCTAAAATGTGCTGATTCTAGCTTTGTCgacaaaaaatcatatcttATTTTGGGTGCAGGACCGAGCAATGTGGTTCTTTCACCATCTCAAGAGGTTTGCGCTGGGAGGTCTAGCAATGACAAACCTGTAAATGAAGAAAACTTCATAATGTCACAAGATGCATTTTATCTGATCAATGAAACTGCTGGTAGGAATATTTCGGGCTGGAATCCTGGAATTGATGTTGCCGTCATGCCTCACAGTGGAGCAGGTCATGAAGATAAGACAG GAATTGGACTTTACTTGGAAGAAACAAAAG CTGATCTCAGACCTGATTTAGCACTAAATGAACCTCTATCTGGGGATCCTACTGGTGGTGGCAAAGATATTGCTAGTGGGAATCAGACATCCAGAATGGAAATTGTTTTGGCCTCCAAAGTCCACCACACAAAAGAATCTGAAGCAAATGACACTTTAGTGCGGACCTTGAAATCCCCAGGGAAAAGACACGAGAAATCTGCTTCCTTCCtggaaaaagagagaaagaataagatTGCAAGGACAAATTCTGTTAGTGTTCATCCTTTAGAGAAATTGGAATCAACATCTGAGAATGACTTACAAAATCTTCTTAGTAAAAATGTTAGTGGTGCTGCTAGTAAGGCTGTACTGTCAGAATCGGCCCAAGAAGTTAAAAATAGCTCTCAGCCTGAAGAGGAGACATTTCCCAGAGACGAGGCTGTTTCAGGTGAGCATTCTCCGACTACCAGCAGAATACGGAGGTATCGAAGAAAAGGCAAGGAAAAGGCTTTATCCGATGGAGATGTGAATGAAAGAATGTCAAAAGACAACGATGACAGCCATGAGAGTGTTGAAAGTTGTAACAGCactggattattttcaacatgcAAAAAGAGATGGAGCTTTGAGCAGCAGTTGATCGTTGGAagtaaaaaagttaaaaagcaAATCCGGGAGACTACTGGTTCTGCATCATGTGTCAAACAAGATAGCTCCTTCATGAATTGGATATTGAACATGATGAAGGGGTttccaaaatcaaatctagaCAATTCACCTTCAGTTGATCTCACCCTTGCGTGTACAAATTATGGACATAAATGTTCTGATCAGAAATTTatcacatataaaaaaaaccaagATTCTGAGTGCAGAAATGTCGGGTTTCAATCTATTTTCCAGTCCTTATATCGTCCGAAGATGAAGGGTCAGGAAAGAATATCTGATGATAATTATCAATCAGAACTTGAGGTGTTTAATGGACTATGTGACATTAGTGCTACTCCACTGGCTTGTCATGCTGACAGTGCTAACTTTCACAAACAATTTCTTctatcaaatgagaaattcAACGAGTCGACATCAGGAGATGGAGCAGGTACAGCAACCCAGCCTAAGATTTCATCTGCCAATTTTGGTTCCAGTCAGGAAAACTGCAAGGCTAACTCTTCAGAGAACAAAAATTCATGCAATGTGGCGCTGGCAGCTGATCAGGGGGAAGGAGGAACAGACTCTAATTCCTCTCTGGATAAACATAAGGTGAGCAGTACCGAGAACATTGATTCAGAACCGCCTTCCAAAGTGAAGAAAACACATGATTTTGTTCGTGGAAGTGATCCTCTGGGAAGCTTGTGGATAACTAGGTTTGCTCCAAAAACTTCACTCCCCTTATCCAACCTTGATAGTCAAAACCAAAGTAAAGGTGGAGGTGGAGCCCTTGAATGCTCCACTAGTTGCCACAGACTCACTCCTTGCTCCCAGAATCCATATTGTTCTTCCAATGACCATAATATTGTGGAGGCTAGGCAACACTTCACTGATGATGCACCTGCTGCTGTGGGTAAAGAGATAGAGAATTGTGCTGCGGAAGCTGAGACTTCTAGTGGgtttaatagaataaaaggTCATGATGATCAAAAGTCCAAGTGTAAACTGAATCCTATTATCCCTTCTCCAAGATTTCAAAACTCGGCAATGGCTTCTGTGTTTGCAAGGAGGCTGGATGCACTGCGACACATCACACCATCTGCTGTTACAGATAATGCAGCTTGTACAGCCATCACCTGTTTCTATTGTGGCAGGAAAGGTCACCCTTTACGAGATTGTTCGGAGATTTCAGATGGCGAGCTCAAAGATCTTACGAGGAATATCAATTCATATAATGGAGCAGAAGAGTTGCATTGCTTATGCATTCGATGTTTTGAGCTTGATCATTGGGCTGTTTCATGTCCCAATGCAACCTCAAGAAGTCAAAGTCTATTGGAGGGTTGTAACTGTGGTCCAAATGAATTTCAGCtgaataaaagaaatgatGAAAGTAAAAATCTGTTGTATGGTAACAACTGCCTTTATCAAGCTACTGGTTCACATACTATTTATGATCGAGATGATCCTCAAAGAGAGGCAGATCCCAAATTTATCCGGAAACTGCCTGAAGTAGTGACTTCTGACCGAATGATACCTAATGCATACTTAATAAAAGATTGCAATGCTTCAGGTTCTGGAGAAAAGAACGTTGTTAATAGGCATATATCAGAGGTACCAAAGGGgatctttgattttataaaaagaatccGTTTATCTCGAACAGATATCCTCAA ATGTATGAACTCCCATATGTCACTTGCCCATCTTAAAGGATTCTTCCTGCGCTTGCGGCTTGGGAAATGGGATGAAGGACTTGGGGGAACTGGATACTATGTGGCTTGCATAACTG GGGCGCAAAGAGAGATAAGCTCACCAGCGGGCTccaaaaatttgatttctgTGAATGTGGGAGGCATCAACTGCTTGGTTGAGAGTCAATATATCTCCAACCACGATTTCCTTGAG GACGAGCTTATGGCATGGTGGTCTGCGACCGTAAAGAGCGGCAGCAAGATTCCATCTGAAGAAGATTTGATAccgaaaataaaagaaaggaaaatgttAGGTTTGTAG